In the genome of Nocardioides sp. NBC_00368, the window CCTCTCCTGCCGCCGACGCCCGCGCTGCCGTGACCCTCGAGGAACTGCTCGACCTGCTCGACCTGAGCTGCGCCGACGACCCGGCCGGCCGGGTCAGTCACTGGGTCGGTCATCCGCAACGGCATCCTGCCGACCGGATCTTCGGCGGTCTGCTGCTCGCGCAGGCGCTGGTGGCGGCCGGTCGCGGCGTCGGTGACGAGCAGCGGATCGTCAGCCTGCAGGCCGACTTCGTCGGCGGGGTGCCGACGGACCGGCCCCTGCACTGGGAGGTCACGGTCGTCTCGGACGCGCCGTCACTGGCCACCCGCCGCAGCCGGCTGCTCGACGCGGCGGGGGAGGAGCTCTTCGGTGCGGTCACCCGCTGGGCGACGGTCCGTGACGACCTGCCGTCCTACAGCGCGGTCCGCCCGTGGCCGGCGCCCGACCCGGAGACGCTGCCGGACCTGGCTGACCGGTTCGGCTCCGACGAACGGATCCCGCCGTGGTGGCGGCTGCAGCGCCCGGTGCACTTCCGGCACGCCGTCGCCCCGCCGTACGTCGCCGCCGCCGAGCCCGGCGACCGGCAGACCACCTTCCTCCGGGCCACCGGCCCGCTGCCGGACGACCCGGTCGTGCGCGCGGCGCTGGTCGCCTATGTGACGGACATGAGCGTGCTCGAGCCGGCCTTCCTGGCGCTCGGATCGGCGCGGCACGTACCGGGTGCGAGGATCCTCAGCCTCACCCACGCGCTCACCTTCCACGCCGCCTCCGACCTGAGCGACTGGCACCAGTTCGACTGCCGGGTGGAGTCGGTCGCGCACGGGCGTGCCCACGGCGTCGGGGACGTGTTCGACTCCGCCGGGCGCCACGTCGCGACCGCGTCGCAGGCCGGCCTGGTCAAGGCGCCGACGGTCCGCTGACCGGCAGGTCCGGGGTCGGCAGGTCTGGGGTCGGCAGGGCCTCCTCCGAGGCGCGCAGCACGGCGTGCAGCGCCGGGCTCCGGTCCTCCTGACGCCAGGCGAGCTGCTGGAACGTGGGCCGCTCGCACTCGCTGATCCGGACCACGTCGATGCCGGTCTGCACGACGTTGGCGATCGCGGTGTCGAGCGTGAACGTGATGCCGACGCCGGCCGCGACCAGCGCGACGGCGGTCCAGCTGTCCGGCGCGGTCTGCACGATGTTGGGCACGAACCCGGCCTGGGACGCCGTCTCGACGAAGGCGTCGCGCACGCTCGAGCCGGGATCCGCCGGCAGCGCCACGAAGGGCTCGTCCCGGCACTCCGCCATGCTGACCTGCCCTCGGCCGGCCAGCCGGTGGCCGGCGGGAACGGCGAGCACGTAGTGCTCGATCGCGATCACCCGGTGCGCCAGTCCCTGCGGCTCGATCCGCCAGCGCGCGATGGCCAGGTCGAGCTCGCCGTCCTGCAGCGAGCGCAGCGCCTCGTAGTTGTAGGTGGTGCTCTGCAGCATCAGCTCGATCCCGGGATGCTGCTCGCGCACGATCCGGCCGAGCTGGCCGACCAGCACGTGGGAGGAGGGGCCGGCGAAACCGATCCGGACCCGTCCGGTCTCGCCCCGGCCCGCCGAGCGGACCGCCCGGCGCGCGGTGCGCATGCCCTCGAGCACCTCCTGCGCCGGCCGCACCAGCGCCTCGCCGGCCGACGTCAGCCGTACGCTCCGGGTGGTCCGGTCGAAGAGCTGGGCGCCGAGGTCCCGCTCGAGCTGCTTGATGGTGCGGCTCAGCGGCGGCTGGGCGATGTGCAGCCGCTCGGCGGCCCGGCCGAAGTGCAGCTCCTCGGCGACCGCCAGGAACGCTTCGAGATGGTGCAGGTCCATGGGGACAACTCTTGCATCAGTTGGAACAATCATCCAAGGATTAGGTATTGGACGGGCATAAGAAGTCGCGCCATGCTTTTCCGCATGACCACCGACACGGCCACCGACCTGCTGCCGCTGGAGGGGATCACCGTGGTGGCCCTCGAGCAGGCCGTCGCGGCCCCGCTCGCCACCCGTCACCTCGCGGACCTCGGTGCCCGCGTGATCAAGCTCGAGCGGGTGGGCGAGGGCGACTTCGCGCGCAACTACGACCACGCGGTGCACGGCCTCGCCTCCCACTTCGTGTGGCTCAACCGCGGCAAGGAGTCGGTGGCGCTCGACCTCAAGTCGCCCGACGGCGCCGAGCTCGCGCGCCGGCTGGTCGCCGGAGCCGACGTGTTCCTGCAGAACGCCGCGCCGGGTGCCGCCGAGCGGCTCGGCCTCGGAGCCGAGGAGCTCGCCGAACGCCACCCGCGGCTCGTCGTCGCCGGCATCTCCGGCTACGGCACCGGCGGTCCGCTGCGCGACCGCAAGGCCTACGACATGCTGATCCAGGCGGAGTCCGGCCTGATCTCGGTCACCGGGACCCCCGAGACGCCGACCAAGACCGGCGTCCCGAGCTCCGACATCGCCGCCGGGCTCTATACCAGCCAGGCGATCGTCGCCGCTCTGTTCCGCCGCGAGCGCACCGGCAGGGGCGGCATCGTCGACGTGTCGATGTTCGACGCGACCGTGGAGTGGCTCGGCCACCCGATGTACATGCAGATGTACGGCGGCCGCCAGATCCCGCGCATGGGACTCAGTCACGCCTCGATCGCCCCCTACGACGCCTACCCGACCGCCGACGGGGAGATCCTCATCGGCGTCCAGAACGACCGCGGCTGGCGGGCGCTGGTGACCGACGTCTTCCTCCGGCCCGACCTCGCCGACCACCCGCGGCTGGCCACCAACCCGCTGCGCGTCGCCAACCGCGAGGAGTGCGACGCGGTCGTCGCCGAGCACACCCGTGGCTTCGCCACCGCCGACCTCGATGCCCGGCTCGCCGCGGCCGGCGTGCCCGCTGCCCAGATCAACGACATGTCCGGCCTCGTCGACCACCCGCAGCTCGTCGGGCGCGACCGGTGGCGCGATGTCGACACCCCCGCAGGGCCGGTCCGCGGCGTACTGCCGCCGATGACGTTCCGCGACGTCGAGCTGCCGATGGGAGCGATCCCCGAGCTCGGCGCCCACACCGATGCCGTCCTCGCAGAGCTCGGCCTCGACACCGGCACCATCGACCGGCTGGCCGCAGATGGTGTGGTCGGCCGGCCCGGCGACGTACCCGTTCCCACGCCCTGATCCCGCACGAAGGAGCACCCATGGAGCCCGACGAGTTCACCTCGATCCTCGACGCCGTCCGCGCGTTCGTCCGCAAGGAGGTCGTCACGGCCGAGGACGAGATCGAGGAGACCGACCAGATTCCCGACCGGCTCCGCCAGCAGGCCGCGGCCATGGGGCTGTTCGGCTATGCGATCCCCGAGGAGTACGGCGGTCTCGGTTTCACCATGTCGGAGGAGGTCCGGCTGGCGATGGAGCTCGGCTGGACGACGCCGTCGTTCCGCTCGATGTTCGGCACCAACAACGGGATCGCCGGTCAGGTGCTGGTCAACTGCGGCACCGAGCGGCAGAAGCAGCAGTACCTGCCGGGGCTGGCCGGCGGCGACCTGGTGGCGTCCTTCGCGCTGACCGAGCCGGAGGCCGGCTCCGACCCGAGCGGCCTGCGCACGCGCGCGGTGCGTGAGGGCGATGCGTACGTCATCAACGGGCAGAAGCGCTTCATCACCAACGCGATCTGGGCCGATCTGCTCATGGTCTTCGCCCGGACCGGCGACCTCGCCGAGGGCGCGAAGAACATCTCGGTGTTCGTGGTGCCGACCGACGCCCCCGGCGTCACCATCGGGCCGCGCGACCACAAGATGGGTCAGCGCGGTGCGGTGACCTCGGAGATCTTCCTCGACAACGTGCGGGTGCCCGCCGAGAACCTGGTCGGCGAGGTCGAGGGCGAGGGCTTCTCGGCGGCGATGCGGTCGCTGGCCAAGGGCCGGCTGCACATCGCGGCGCTGACCGTCGGCCTGGCCGACCGGCTGATCGAGGAGAGCCTGCGCCACGCCACGACCAACGGCCAGGGCGGCCAGAAGCTGGCCGAGTTCCAGCTGATCCAGGCGATGCTCGCCGAGAGCCGGACCGAGGCGTACGCCGGTCGGGCGATGGTGCTCGAGGCCGCCCGCAGCTGGGACGACGGCAGCGACCGGCGTACGGCACCGTCGCTGTGCAAGCTGTTCTGCACCGAGGCCGTCGACCGGATCGCCGACCGCGCGGTCCAGATCCACGGCGGTCTCGGCTACATGCGCGAGGTGCCGGTCGAGCGGTTCTACCGCGACGCGCGGCTCTTCCGCCTCTACGAGGGCACCAGCGAGATCCAGAAGCTGATCATCGCCAAGCAGATGGTCAAGGAGTTCCAGGGATGACCTCGGCGCGTGCCAGGGCGGTCCGCGTCGAGGACCGGGGCCACGTCCGGATCCTCACCCTCGACCGCCCCGAGCGCCGCAACGCGCTCGACCTCGCCGACCGGCTGGACCTGCTCGACGCGCTCCGGGCAGCCGAGGTGGAGGCCCGCGCCGTCGTCCTGACCGGCTCCGGCTCGGTGTTCTCCGCGGGCGGCGACATCCGGTCGATGTCGCAGGACCGCGATGTCGCCCGGCAGCGTCTCGACGTCGTCAACGCCGTCGTACGCCAGCTCGTCAACGGCGAGCGGTCGATCGTGGCCGCGGTCGAGGGCGGCGCCTACGGCCTCGGCCTCGCCCTGGCCGCCGCCTGCGACCTCGTGGTCGCCGGCCGCTCGGCGACCTTCTCGACCTCCTTCGGGAAGATCGGCCTCGGCCCCGACACCGGCCTCGCCTACACCCTCCCGCGCCGCGTCGGCCAGGGACGCGCACGCGAGCTGCTGCTGACCGTACGCACCTTCGACGCCGCCGAGGCCGAGCGGATCGGCGCGGTCGAGACCGTCGTCGACGACGGCACCGCCCTCGACCACGCGGTCGAGCTGGCCGCCCGCGTGGCCGAGCTCTCGGCGCCGATGGTGACCGGAACGCGGCGCATCCTCACCCAGGCCGACCAGAGTCTCGACGGCGTACTCGCGGCCGAGGCCGACCTCCAGGTCGAGCTCCTCGCCGGCGAGCAGTTCGCCGAGGGCCGGGCCGCCTTCCTCGAGCGCCGGCGGCCCGACTTCATCGACGCCTGAGCAGGGAGGTTGTACGTCCGGCCGATCCGCGCAAGGCTTCGGGCATGACGTCGCCGCTGGTCCGGGTCCATTCGCTGACGACACGTGTCGAGGCACCGATCGAAGAGGTCTTCGAGTGGCATCGGAGGCCGGGAGCGATCCACCGGCTGATGCCACCGTGGACGCCGGGGGAGGTGCGGGTGGAGGCGACCGACCTGGCCGACGGCACCGCGGTGCTCTCGCTCGGCCGCGGCGTGGACTGGGTCGCCCGCCACGACCCCGAGGCCTACGACCCGCCACACCTGTTCACCGACCGGCTCGCGTCGCTGCGGCCGCTGTCGTGGACCCACCGGCACGAGTTCGCCGCATCCGGTGAGGCCACGCTGGTCACCGACCGGATCGAGACCAACGTGCTCGGGAAGATGGTGGACCGGATGCTCGGCTACCGCCACGCCCAGCTGAGCGCCGATCTGGCCGCCCACCACCGGACGTACGCAGGCGGCAAAGCCCTCACCGTCGCGGTCACCGGTTCGAGCGGGACCGTCGGGCGCGCCCTGGTCCCGTTCCTCACCACGGGCGGCCACCGGGTGATCCGGCTGGTGCGGCACGCCCCGGCGGGGGAGGACGAGCGCCGCTGGGACCCGTCCGCCCCCGCGCCTGACCTCCTCGACGGGGTCGACGCGGTCGTCCACCTGGCCGGAGCGTCCATCGCGGGCCGCTTCACCCAGGCGCACAAGGCGGCGATCCGCGACTCCCGGATCGAGCCGACCCGGCGGCTCGTCGAGGCGGCGGCCCGCAGCGGCGTACCCACCTTCGTGAGCGCGTCCGCGATCGGGATCTACGGCGCCGACCGAGGTGACGAGGTCCTCACCGAGACCTCGGTGCCGGGCACGGGATTCCTCGCCGACGTCGTCGCCGACTGGGAGGCTGCGAGCCGGGTCGACGGACCGCGAGTGGTGAACGTGAGGACCGGGATCGTCCAGACGCCCGCCGGGGGAGCGCTGCGGCTGCAGCGACCGCTCTTCGCGGCCGGCCTGGGCGGGCGGCTCGGCAGCGGCGAGCAGTGGCTGAGCTGGATCGGCATCGACGACCTCGTCGACATCTACCACCGCGCGCTCCTCGACGAGACGCTGGACGGTCCGGTCAACGCGGTCGCTCCCGAGCCGGTCACCGGCCGGGTCTACGCGCAGACCCTCGCCCACGTGCTACGCCGCCCCGCGCTGCTGCCCACCCCGGCCCTCGGCCCGCGGCTCCTGCTCGGCAAGGAGGGGGCGGACGAGATGGCGCTGGCGAGCCAGCGGGTCGAGCCGGTCACGCTCGGGAGCGACCACGAGTTCCGCCATCCGACGCTGGAGGAGACGCTGCGCCACGTGCTCGGGCGCTGAGGCTCAGGCCTCGCCGCCGAGCAGAAGATTCGCCGCGACCGCCGCT includes:
- a CDS encoding acyl-CoA thioesterase, producing MSRVDTASPAADARAAVTLEELLDLLDLSCADDPAGRVSHWVGHPQRHPADRIFGGLLLAQALVAAGRGVGDEQRIVSLQADFVGGVPTDRPLHWEVTVVSDAPSLATRRSRLLDAAGEELFGAVTRWATVRDDLPSYSAVRPWPAPDPETLPDLADRFGSDERIPPWWRLQRPVHFRHAVAPPYVAAAEPGDRQTTFLRATGPLPDDPVVRAALVAYVTDMSVLEPAFLALGSARHVPGARILSLTHALTFHAASDLSDWHQFDCRVESVAHGRAHGVGDVFDSAGRHVATASQAGLVKAPTVR
- a CDS encoding enoyl-CoA hydratase/isomerase family protein, producing the protein MTSARARAVRVEDRGHVRILTLDRPERRNALDLADRLDLLDALRAAEVEARAVVLTGSGSVFSAGGDIRSMSQDRDVARQRLDVVNAVVRQLVNGERSIVAAVEGGAYGLGLALAAACDLVVAGRSATFSTSFGKIGLGPDTGLAYTLPRRVGQGRARELLLTVRTFDAAEAERIGAVETVVDDGTALDHAVELAARVAELSAPMVTGTRRILTQADQSLDGVLAAEADLQVELLAGEQFAEGRAAFLERRRPDFIDA
- a CDS encoding LysR family transcriptional regulator, whose translation is MDLHHLEAFLAVAEELHFGRAAERLHIAQPPLSRTIKQLERDLGAQLFDRTTRSVRLTSAGEALVRPAQEVLEGMRTARRAVRSAGRGETGRVRIGFAGPSSHVLVGQLGRIVREQHPGIELMLQSTTYNYEALRSLQDGELDLAIARWRIEPQGLAHRVIAIEHYVLAVPAGHRLAGRGQVSMAECRDEPFVALPADPGSSVRDAFVETASQAGFVPNIVQTAPDSWTAVALVAAGVGITFTLDTAIANVVQTGIDVVRISECERPTFQQLAWRQEDRSPALHAVLRASEEALPTPDLPTPDLPVSGPSAP
- a CDS encoding acyl-CoA dehydrogenase family protein produces the protein MEPDEFTSILDAVRAFVRKEVVTAEDEIEETDQIPDRLRQQAAAMGLFGYAIPEEYGGLGFTMSEEVRLAMELGWTTPSFRSMFGTNNGIAGQVLVNCGTERQKQQYLPGLAGGDLVASFALTEPEAGSDPSGLRTRAVREGDAYVINGQKRFITNAIWADLLMVFARTGDLAEGAKNISVFVVPTDAPGVTIGPRDHKMGQRGAVTSEIFLDNVRVPAENLVGEVEGEGFSAAMRSLAKGRLHIAALTVGLADRLIEESLRHATTNGQGGQKLAEFQLIQAMLAESRTEAYAGRAMVLEAARSWDDGSDRRTAPSLCKLFCTEAVDRIADRAVQIHGGLGYMREVPVERFYRDARLFRLYEGTSEIQKLIIAKQMVKEFQG
- a CDS encoding TIGR01777 family oxidoreductase, whose product is MTSPLVRVHSLTTRVEAPIEEVFEWHRRPGAIHRLMPPWTPGEVRVEATDLADGTAVLSLGRGVDWVARHDPEAYDPPHLFTDRLASLRPLSWTHRHEFAASGEATLVTDRIETNVLGKMVDRMLGYRHAQLSADLAAHHRTYAGGKALTVAVTGSSGTVGRALVPFLTTGGHRVIRLVRHAPAGEDERRWDPSAPAPDLLDGVDAVVHLAGASIAGRFTQAHKAAIRDSRIEPTRRLVEAAARSGVPTFVSASAIGIYGADRGDEVLTETSVPGTGFLADVVADWEAASRVDGPRVVNVRTGIVQTPAGGALRLQRPLFAAGLGGRLGSGEQWLSWIGIDDLVDIYHRALLDETLDGPVNAVAPEPVTGRVYAQTLAHVLRRPALLPTPALGPRLLLGKEGADEMALASQRVEPVTLGSDHEFRHPTLEETLRHVLGR
- a CDS encoding CaiB/BaiF CoA transferase family protein codes for the protein MTTDTATDLLPLEGITVVALEQAVAAPLATRHLADLGARVIKLERVGEGDFARNYDHAVHGLASHFVWLNRGKESVALDLKSPDGAELARRLVAGADVFLQNAAPGAAERLGLGAEELAERHPRLVVAGISGYGTGGPLRDRKAYDMLIQAESGLISVTGTPETPTKTGVPSSDIAAGLYTSQAIVAALFRRERTGRGGIVDVSMFDATVEWLGHPMYMQMYGGRQIPRMGLSHASIAPYDAYPTADGEILIGVQNDRGWRALVTDVFLRPDLADHPRLATNPLRVANREECDAVVAEHTRGFATADLDARLAAAGVPAAQINDMSGLVDHPQLVGRDRWRDVDTPAGPVRGVLPPMTFRDVELPMGAIPELGAHTDAVLAELGLDTGTIDRLAADGVVGRPGDVPVPTP